AGGGAGGCCCGTTGGGTTATGGAACCGTCGACAGCACCGGATTCCCACCCGAAAACCTACCCGGATTGCCAACTGATCCAACAGTACGCCAGCGACTAGGGGTTGTTGACAATGCATTCTTGAACAATGGGTTGCGTTTTGGCTGGGTTGGATTGGCCTTGTTCACAGGCTTGTTCATCGCAGCTGCATCGACCGCATTCCAACTCTCCCGTCGAGCCAGCACCTACTTCTTCCCGCTTGACCAACGTTACTTTGTCATTTCTACAACGCTCTTTGTTGCATTGGTCTTTGAAGTGGTCACTGTGTTTTGGTCTTATGACTATGCCTTCTGGACGCTTTCTGCGTTTGGATCGATTGCTGGTCTGTCATCGCAAATGAAGCGGATAGCAGTTGTAACGTGATAGATTGGTCGTTCAATATTGGCTCATTCGTGATCTTAGACGGTATAGATCAAACTACGGAATTTCCCAATGGCTCTGGATTGGAGGGGAATTTATTTCTATCGTTGAAGGCGACGGGGAAATATGGACCGGCTGCCATTAGGGTTTGTCTTGCGTGGTGAACCCTGCGGACGTGGTGAACCGACGAATGGGGGGGGCGGTTTTGCTCTTGACACTCACTCTCGTCGCAAGAAGATCCATGCTGTACAGGCCGCTTTTCGCGGCGAAACGCTGTTGAACGTATCCAACCGGATTGCAATTGCGCGTTTTCTGCGAACTGATGATGCCTTTCAAGCCGGTCGAAGTAAACTTGGTCGCATATGGCCCCGCTTCGCCGTTGTTCCTTCTTGTGGTCAAATGGATTTCACTGTATGTGGTGACTGTCGATGAGCTCCACGTCTCAACTGACGGAATCGCAAGCCAACTATGACCTAGATGTCTTTCATTCTGCAGCTAAGTGTCCAGTTAGCGTTTTCTTCGTTCAGCGTGTGATTTATGCATGTTTCTAAGCCGGCAGTTACTATGGTGACCGTGCTGCCTCCGCCTAAAACTGGACAGACAACGGTCAGCGAGCTAATGGCCCAGGCTCTGAAAGGTGTCTGTCATCTAGTTGTGAAACCCATTCAGAAACAGTCAGCGATCGCTGTTCGATTTTGGAGTCTCTACAAGCACTTCGTGATAACATGGACGGTGGTGAAGGTTGTCGTGGGGAAGCGTCCAGATTGGCTATACCTGGTTCCTGATTCGGGAATTGGGATGTGGGGGTCGGTCGTGTCCGCGTTGGTCGCTCGACTGGGTGGGGTTCGTTTGCTCGCGCATCATCATGTCTTTGCTTACTGTCGACAGCGCAGGTTGTCTGCTTCTGTCTTTTTTTGGATCGCGGGTCGCCGTTCACGCCACATCGTATTAGGGCGAAAGATGGTGGATGGGATTTGCGAGCATTACGGTCCTGGTATTGATACCGTGATATTGTCGAATCGCCTCTTCTTTGTGGACGAGACAGGTCAAGCGTTGAAACCCTGGCCCGCATCGATACGTCGCATTGGTTTCCTCAGCAACATAACGCAAGAGAAAGGGATCGCAGCATTTATGGAACTATGTTCCACGGTGCCGATCAACGCCACCATTGCAGGTCCAGCGGGAAATCTAAATACTCAAGCTGCGATTGACTGGTTCGTTGGTGAACTACCTGATCGCCGCAGCTATCTTGGTCCGGTTTATGGTGAGGCAAAAAAAGACTTTTTCGATTCGATCGATATGCTTGTCTTTCCAACCCGTTACAAGAACGAAGCAGAGCCTCTTGTGGTATATGAAGCACTTGATCGTGGAATTCCAGTTTTGGCGACCCCGATGGGCTGTATTCCTGATCAGTTGCCCACCGAAGGTGTCGCTCCGTCGGTCGATGAATTCGTGTTTTGGGCAGCCGCACAGATTGCTCAATGGCCCGCAAAAGCTCCCCAATGTTGGGTGGATGCTTTTGAGCCGAGTTCTGAGTCACTTGACAAAACGCTACAGCGAATCGTCGTGGAGTAGCCGAGTGTGGTTCTGGTTGCTGCGTCCGGTCGGGCGGAGTTTGAACTTCGCAGCCGACGAGCAGTTCGCCATCTAGTGCCTGTACTAACTTGAGGCCCATTCTCATGAGAGTCTGGAGCGAACACCCAAGCATCTGGTCTCTTGATTTTGTCCTGTCTTAACTGGGAGTCAAGTTGTGCTGAGTAGCAAAGTCACGAAGGATGCTTTCGAACTTGGGAAAATTCAATCCTTCACGTGCCTTTTTCATCTGGTCGCTTGCTCGATCTCGATTCGAAATGTCGGCAGTGACGATGTCAATTATTTGTTGCGTGTTAAATGAGCCGATCTTATGAGAGCGGTGTGAAAGACCGAGGTCGCTCATGATCCCAGTTGTTTTGTGAGTGTATGCGATCGCGGTTGTTGGAACGTTCTGCAGCATCGCAAAAATACAGCTGTGGAATCGAGTGCCTAAAAAAGCGTCACATTGGTTGATCATTCCACGCATTGCTCCAGTGGAGCGATTTGCATCGTCGGCAACCACACTCGCACCCTCCTGCGATGCGTTTTGGGCGATCCGTTTCGCTAACGGCAGGTCGCTCGAGACTTGGTTCACTAATAGCACCGTGCAATCGTGGGCTTTGGAAAGTGTTTCCAGTACATGAGTCATCTTCTGTTCGTATTGCCGACGGTGCTCCTGGCGATTGGCTTCTTCTTTAAAGGGCCAGTCAACGACACTTGCGCCAATCAAGCGATCACCTGCGGAAATCCCTAGTTCACGAAGTGCTTGGTGTCCTGCTGTGGCATCTATCTGATCGTGCTCAAATGCTAGATCCGTAGTCCGAAACACTTGATGTGGGTTCAGTTGTAGTGATTGAGTGAGGAAGTCGTACGTCGGTTGC
Above is a window of Rhodopirellula islandica DNA encoding:
- a CDS encoding polysaccharide pyruvyl transferase family protein gives rise to the protein MKIALINIFGSYNRGDALLLESLHHSVRSVFGDKAEVSGIAHFPELEQVHFPDVQWNTPPGRSYAENRWLRRAENAINTAGISLYSHIPSSTWPLPLPPMQQRTGVDAIRRSDLVISSAGGFLLDVNVSIYGNLLQLHLAKRFGKPVILAPQTIGPIKSKYLKRLTRHVLSRCDLICAREQPTYDFLTQSLQLNPHQVFRTTDLAFEHDQIDATAGHQALRELGISAGDRLIGASVVDWPFKEEANRQEHRRQYEQKMTHVLETLSKAHDCTVLLVNQVSSDLPLAKRIAQNASQEGASVVADDANRSTGAMRGMINQCDAFLGTRFHSCIFAMLQNVPTTAIAYTHKTTGIMSDLGLSHRSHKIGSFNTQQIIDIVTADISNRDRASDQMKKAREGLNFPKFESILRDFATQHNLTPS
- a CDS encoding glycosyltransferase, which codes for MSASVFFWIAGRRSRHIVLGRKMVDGICEHYGPGIDTVILSNRLFFVDETGQALKPWPASIRRIGFLSNITQEKGIAAFMELCSTVPINATIAGPAGNLNTQAAIDWFVGELPDRRSYLGPVYGEAKKDFFDSIDMLVFPTRYKNEAEPLVVYEALDRGIPVLATPMGCIPDQLPTEGVAPSVDEFVFWAAAQIAQWPAKAPQCWVDAFEPSSESLDKTLQRIVVE